In Bacteroides cellulosilyticus, the genomic stretch CAGAACTGTTCCAGCATCTCCACAGATGATTTTCACCGTATGCTTACCCGGTTTATCGATATGGAGAGTGGTCTTGTTGATTCTGCAATTCTTCAATACGCTTTCATACCATATCTGTGCATATTCGAAAGAAGAAGTAGATGGAGTCATTACCGGACCTTCGTCTATACATACACCATATTTGGTTTCAACATTGGTTGCTTCATGTCCGGCATATCCTCTGTCCTTGCTGATGGGGAATGTAGGCAGCACATACGTATAAACGTCTACCGATCCCTGCTCAAACGTATAGAAATCATATTCCAGACGCGGTGTATTACGTCCTGCGGTACGTTGCGCCGGAGCAATAGGATTACCCAACTGTACAGCTGTATTCTCGCATCCCAGGTTCGGAATAATAATCATCTTAATGGCATCATTCTCCACTTTACGGTGGAAACTTGCCGCATCTATCGAAACATATCCGTTGTTTTCAACGAACAGCGTATCCATTTCGGCCAATGAAGGAGAGGTAGGGTTAAAGACGGAGATATAGACACTTTCCTTCTCACCACGATCAGAAGTGATATCCAGTGTTCCGAGTATTCTTTCACCGGCAGGGACTTTTGCCCAGTCGATAGAAACTTCAATACGATCTTCAGTAGCTGTCTCTCCAGATTTCTTGCTAACCAAAATCCAGTCATTTGTTACAGCAGCTTTCCATTTCAGCGGAGTAGCGCCCTTGTTGAATACATCTACATAATAGGACTGGCGCAAGTAAGTGTTAAAACATGGCAATGAGTGGAAACTCTGAAGACCTTTCAGCACAGCTTCACCTTCGGCCATTACGCCTAAAGAAGCAGTAGGAGCCAATTCAACGTCTCTCAATTTCGGAAGTTCAAAATAAGCGGCGGCAAATCCCTGTTTCATCGTCATCACATGATTCCACTTACCGCCAAGCAACGAGTTATAGCCGTTGGTAATTATTTCCAGACTATCATAACAGGCTTTCGCTGATTTCTCCAGTTCTTTGGTTAATGCTCTTTGCTGAATGGAATACCAGCGGTTTCTTTGTCCGTCCAGTATCATTCTGTTCAACAATTCGCATCCTTTCACCGGATAATATAATGACTGGTAGAAACATGCTTTCTGTTTCTCGTCCGACATATTGTTCAGAATCTTCTCTACAATACTTCCAATACGGCGGTATTCATTCAAACGATTGTCTGCCTCACGATAGTTGGTAAGTGAGAAATCCGTATCCGTATTCCGTTCTCTCCCATGCTTATCAGTAGTCCATTGGTAACCCCACCCCATAAATTCGGGTTTACGTGCGAAAGCCAGCTTATAGAAAGAATTAACCACATCCTGATATTCGTTACGGTATTGGTCGCCCAACATACCACACAACCATTCAGTACGGTAGTTGGCTGCCCTTTCAAAGTTAAAAGCATCAATATCGAAAGCCATTGTCAGGAAATAATCTACAGCGAACTCACAGGATTTGATATCACCGGCATTCAGCAACCAGATGCGATCCGCCGTTGCATCATACGCTTTACGAAGTTCTTCATACATCAATGTAGGAGAAACCGTGTTCATCCAAAGATGATCGTGAGGCTTGCCAAGATAAGAAGAATGGTAGTACACACCCGAACGACCCGAACGTTTCTGTTCCTTCGGACTGCTCAAACGTTTCATATAACCATAGTTGTCGTCCGGCCAGATAATTGTTACGTCATCCGGTAATTCCAGACCTTCGTCATATACATCCAGCACTTCTTTATAGGGAGTAAATGCTTGGGGAATCTCTTCACCCGGTTTACCGATGGCATCAATCAACATCTGTCTTTGGGCCATCAAAGCCTCCTGAAGCATATCTTTTCTGTCGCCCATATCATTGCTTGCATTCATGGCTCTGTCATGCAGTCCGCGCAATGCCAGCGTATATACATTTTCAAAGGGAGCACATTCCTTCACGCGTGCATTCAACACGCTGTCTACACCTTTTTTATTATTGATGTAGTCCCACTCACCCATTTTATCACGTTTCCATTCACTTGCGGTATTAAACAATAACGGTTCACAATGAGAAGAACCCATGATGATGGCAAAGCGGTCTGCAACCACTCTGTTCTCGGGAATGCGGTGAAATGCCATAGATGCATCATGCATGGCCGGACACAAATAGTTGGCCTGGAGACGGAGCAACAGTTCGCAAACCTTAGCGTAAGTCCGGGGACCGAAATTACCCACTTCTTTCTCGAAGTTTCTCTTAGACCAACGGTAGAGCCCCCAGTCTTCATCGTTGATGAAGATACCTCTATACTTCACAGTAGGCTCTTTAGATATATATTTATCTACTTTCAGGTGTAACTGATCCTTCTTTACAATGGGAGCGTCTGCCCACCAGTACCAGGGAGATACACCGATAGTCCTCGACACAGACAACAATCCGTAAGCAGCACCTCTGCGGTCGCTACCCACAATAACCAATGCCTTGTCTACACCAGGAAGCGGATTACGAACGAGCTGTACCAGATAGCTTTCCCAACGATTCTTCAAAGGTTCCACATCCAGTTTCTTCTTTGCAATCATCTGGTCAATCCATTCATTATGCCCCAAGGTTCCGACAATAATACAATTCTTCTGAGGAGTTTCCTTGGTAGTAGCAACGCCTAGGATTTGTCCACTCACCTCTTTCACATCATTCGCAAATAGTCCCGCCGTTGTTTTTACAACTTCAAAATCTTGTGCGTCATAGTACACGCAGGCTTTATCCTTCTTGCCTACGAGACTGAATACGTTGGGTCCACTACTATTTTGCGATAGCGAAACCTGAGCCAACGCCACTGAAGAACTCAGCAGCAACATGCCTCCTAATAAAACAGATTTAAAAATACTCATGGTTTATTTATTGATAATTTATAAGTTACTTCTC encodes the following:
- a CDS encoding glycosyl hydrolase 115 family protein, with translation MSIFKSVLLGGMLLLSSSVALAQVSLSQNSSGPNVFSLVGKKDKACVYYDAQDFEVVKTTAGLFANDVKEVSGQILGVATTKETPQKNCIIVGTLGHNEWIDQMIAKKKLDVEPLKNRWESYLVQLVRNPLPGVDKALVIVGSDRRGAAYGLLSVSRTIGVSPWYWWADAPIVKKDQLHLKVDKYISKEPTVKYRGIFINDEDWGLYRWSKRNFEKEVGNFGPRTYAKVCELLLRLQANYLCPAMHDASMAFHRIPENRVVADRFAIIMGSSHCEPLLFNTASEWKRDKMGEWDYINNKKGVDSVLNARVKECAPFENVYTLALRGLHDRAMNASNDMGDRKDMLQEALMAQRQMLIDAIGKPGEEIPQAFTPYKEVLDVYDEGLELPDDVTIIWPDDNYGYMKRLSSPKEQKRSGRSGVYYHSSYLGKPHDHLWMNTVSPTLMYEELRKAYDATADRIWLLNAGDIKSCEFAVDYFLTMAFDIDAFNFERAANYRTEWLCGMLGDQYRNEYQDVVNSFYKLAFARKPEFMGWGYQWTTDKHGRERNTDTDFSLTNYREADNRLNEYRRIGSIVEKILNNMSDEKQKACFYQSLYYPVKGCELLNRMILDGQRNRWYSIQQRALTKELEKSAKACYDSLEIITNGYNSLLGGKWNHVMTMKQGFAAAYFELPKLRDVELAPTASLGVMAEGEAVLKGLQSFHSLPCFNTYLRQSYYVDVFNKGATPLKWKAAVTNDWILVSKKSGETATEDRIEVSIDWAKVPAGERILGTLDITSDRGEKESVYISVFNPTSPSLAEMDTLFVENNGYVSIDAASFHRKVENDAIKMIIIPNLGCENTAVQLGNPIAPAQRTAGRNTPRLEYDFYTFEQGSVDVYTYVLPTFPISKDRGYAGHEATNVETKYGVCIDEGPVMTPSTSSFEYAQIWYESVLKNCRINKTTLHIDKPGKHTVKIICGDAGTVLQKVVLDFGGMKRSYMGPQPTRNEQEVAK